The Mustelus asterias chromosome 1, sMusAst1.hap1.1, whole genome shotgun sequence genomic interval CTTGTAGTTTCCATTCAGAGTTTTAGTGAATTGTAGCTTTCATTTGTCCATTTTAGCAGCTTCCCTCAAGATCACCACTGTTTTTATTCTCATCATTAAATTGTCAGTAAAGAAGAGGATTTCACAAATAAACAATGTTAATGTTTTAATGAGTAACCGATTCCCAGTTACAGCTTCTAATAAGTAGAAGTATAAATATATTTACACATATGACATCCGCAAATGTCAAAATGTGTTACTACCAATACATTTCAAATCTCTGAAGCTCCATGTCGACAAATAATTTCAAAGCAGGTATGACGATAATATGAATTCTCCTCAGCATGACTTACTGTTATTTATGTTGCTATTCACTTAGAATATCTTGGgctccaattttttttaaaaatgtattttaggtAGATTCTGTGCTTGCATGGGCTTTTAGCATTGGAAATGGAATACTTCCAATTTTAGGCATGAGGCATCCATATCAAGTATTTTAGGTCAGGTGCAGCACAGTTAACTCcacagtaaagttccctctgctctaCCTCCACCTCAATCTCAGAAAAAATGTCTCTTAACACAACAATATAAGTTTCCTTTGCCCACACCAATGATATATCCAGCTATTCCTATTGCCTCTTTAAATAATGCTGCCAATTTAACTTCAGTTAGAGCCAAATTACAAATAGTATTATCCTTTGGGCCCTTGTTGACTGGAAAATGGGTTCCTTCATGTAGGATGCTCATTGTTAGCCAATGGAGAAGAGTTTCACCTAATCAATGTGGGCTAGATTTGAATCCAGAGGTAAAAAGCCAGTATCagctcactgtgccaccattgtgaCCTTTCTGTCCAAAATATTTCAATATTAAGGCAACACATGACCTGCTCATTATTGTTTTTTGCTTCTCAAGCTATAAACATGAGAATGGCTTTTTTCAAATATTGTCATTCATTCAGTATGTTACAGGTTTCCATTGTAAAACCTTTCAGagaattctattttttttccttTAAACTTACATCCTAAAAGCTTAATCCCCAGAAACAAATTCCCCAACTTGAACAGCCACACAAAATGCAGAAATACATTAAATAGTTCCATTTTGCCTACCCATTCTAATAGCTACTTTGAATTTAAAGTTGTTAGCAAACAAGAGAACAACGCCACTTCATCTTATACAGTACAGATCACAATATGTACCACAATCAGATGTACAAATTATGTATATTTAGTATAAATTGAAAAATCTTCAGAAAGGCTTTGGGTTGGTTAATGCACAGCTTGTTCCTTCCCTATCAAACAATAAAGTCCAACCCTTGGTTTGGCTGCTAACCATCACTGAGACAATGCCATTTGGCAATTTGTCGCCTTGGGTGCTCACAGATCTCCCTCCAATGCTCTCCTACTGTCCCTTCTGCTGATGCTCCTAGCACTAGGCGCCCAATGATCTCGTTCTTCATCATTCTGTCAAAGTCGATGACCATAAACTCAACGCTGATATTTTCAATCCCCTCACATGGAATGTCAAAGACAAACAGTTCATTGAACACTGGATTGAGAGTGCATTTCTTAACATGGGTCTTTTTCTTTGATATTCGTTTCTTATCATGATACAGGTTGACTTTCACATAAGGGTCAGCAGCTGGAAAAAAGCAAGACAATACAGTATTTCAACATTTCTAATTTCATTTGAAATTCAAACCATGATTGACTTGAATTGCACTCACTTATTTCAGACAAGAGTACACAAATAATTGTATGATTAAACTATATTAATCCCACAAATGGAAATGATTGTACAATTATTCCATTCACAATCTTAAACCATTCTTTATAAacatatataaataaatatttaacGAGTAACTTTTGATTTAGCTGAAGACAATAAATGGATATAATGATAAAAGGATAGGCACATGTGTATATAGATGCAGAGCTAGATTGATTGATCCCAATGTGAATTGGCCTCATTCCAGCTGTACTAGCACTGGTCAACCCTATCTGGATAATTACCTGATAATCCAGACACATCATTTTTAGGCAGATGGCGGGCTTTTAGTACAACAACAGTCAAGGTGTTGGTAGTGGATTGATAGCAAAGGGACACTAATAATTCACCACGGCCCACAGATTTCTGTGAATGCACAAAAGAAAACACATGAATAGGCTTTCAGAAACATGCTGTTATCACTGCATAGTAGATCCTCTCACTGCCTCTCCTGATGACACCACCTCTGCAGGAGACACAAAAAGATGATCCAATATCTGTCTGTTAGCTTGTCACCCATGATTAAAATGATTTTAAATGCTCCTTACTGATACAGCTTCCTGTGAATAACATTTCCATCTAGAAAATTGAAGCTGTGTCTGTCAGCATTCTACTTTGTTATTTTGATTTTATGCATCTAATACCATAATCAATTTTTGCTCAGCATCTTTCAGGGGCAATGGTTCACTAGTTTTATTTTGCATATTGAAATACAGTTTCAATTCAGCTTACAATGCTAGGATAGGCAGGTCCTTTCTTTCTCACCTAAGAAGCATGAAGAGAGGATCTTTCCTCTTTGATAAGGCTGTATATCAGAATGGTGCTAAACCTGAGGCAGGCATATTCTGTCAATGAAACAGAGGGTTAAATATaaggtttatgtgtgtgtgtgtgttgtagggTGGGGTTAATGGGGCAGGATAAATTCTGGCAAAGGCCACCTGGGTCGAATAGCTTATTTCTGTGTTGTAAGTGTAATATAATTATTTGTTTGCATTTTTCATTTTCTGTAAATGAAATAAAAATCGATACCTCAGTCCTGTTGTTGTGGAGCATTTAGTTGAACACTTTATTATGGGCCATGTTTCCAATAGAAGATTTTTAAACTGTTGTGTTATGTTTCAAAAAGTGCCTGTACAACTGATATATgtacttttaaaatttaaatcagAAACCTAAAAACAGGATAATACACACGGTTGCTTGTTTCTCCCCTATGTAAGATGCACCACCGTTTCTAGAATCACTGTTGATTAAAGTCCAACCAATGTTTGTGTTTGTGCAGTTCTCCCAGTTTCAGACCCCACATTAATCCTTTCAAAATTCaatctcctgtgtgtgtgtgcgcgtgtgagagccACACGAGAGATCTGCCTCCGGCACTAAcctaacctctctctctcccatcagtAACTGACCAGCCCACCGCAAAGCTCACTAGACCCCGGGTAGCAGCAGAACTCACAGGCCAGCCACCCGCCCCACCCAACAAGAGGACAAGCAAACATTCATTTACCCGGCAGTTCCTCTTGGTGATGTCCCTGGTCATCTGCACTTTGTCTTCTGAGAGTTCAATCCCCGACATTGGCACCAGGACCTCCCCGATCACATCGTCTCTGGAGAAGCGGTCGAAGCTCAGCACCAGAAAGTGTAGGGACAGCTCTTGTACCTGGCTGTAGGGGATACCGTAAAAGGTGAACGTCTCGTCAAACGCCGGGTCCAGGGTTTTCCTGAGGACTCGAGTCTTCACTCGGTGCTTTTTGTCGGGCAAGATGGACATTTTAACATACGGATCAGATGTCATGGACTGCTCGTCCATGGCAGGCAGCCCGTGAGCCTCCAGAATGTCCACAAGCAACGCTTTCTTATCAAAGTTGTACTTTAAGGAGAACATCAAGGATCCCAGTTTGGGCTCGTTGTTCTGATCCTCGGAAGGTGCCGTTGACTTGTCCGAGACGGAGGTCTCGGATGATAGACTGTCTTTCTCGGGGTCTGGCAACACCTTGGGGGGGACGCTCTCGATTTGCGGGGAGCTGCGGACTTTGGCGTGTGATTTGGTGAAATTGCCGTTCTGGTCGCGGCTCTCCAAGTCCAGGTGCAGAGAGTTCTTTGGTATTTTCCCTTTCGGGGCCTCCTTGTCTTTAGGGTCCGATTTGTCATCCGCCCCGAATTTCTTTTTGTTGCTCAGGTTCTCGGGGTAGATGTCGACTCCCTTCAGCATGTGCACGAATTTATATGGGGGGGTTTTGTTGGCTTTTGTCGACTTGCGTTGACAGCAGATCCATGCAAACATGGACACTGTAAATATCAGGCCAAAAGCACTGACTATCCCTACAACTGCCGGTATCTCatctagagagacagagagagaggataaaaacACAAAGATGCTTAGTGGAATTCTGAATCATAGTTACAGTTCAAGGGACATTTTGCAATCTTCAATGTTCGCTTTATTAAAGTGACTATCTCACACTACACCTGCCAAATTTATATCGTGGTTTCCATGTTGCAATCCAAAAAGAAGGGCatgcaatcaattccaatctggtTTTGGTTAGTGTGGAATATTGGGTGTAGGCAGTCATTTGGGGCTAAAATTGAGATgggagttttttttaattaaaagtaCAAGAAGGCGCAACTGAAGCTCTTAAAGATAAGGTAATTCATTTCAATAATTGTCTCGCCACATTGTCCTGTCACCAGTGCTGAAAAACAGCGCCGGGTCTGGTTAATGTCTAATTAACAAGACGAATCGGTGTGAATCAGATAAGCTAGACTCCAATTAGTGCTCCCCTCTACATATCTGCGTTCACCAAGCGGCAGATCGCATCAAAAAAGGATATGGATGTAAAGAAAGACCAAGTCTGAAAGTAAGAACTGAATGGGCGTCGAGAAAGGGGAGTAATGAGAAACACATCGAGAACtttgagagggtgagagagaaggAAACAGAGGTAAATGAAAGAGATGCGAATAGACAATTCAAGCTTAGCCCAGTGCGAATCCACGCGTATAAGTGCGGTGCAAGAATAGAGAAGTCTTACCACCAGAACATTGTTAGCTAGTTATCAATATTATCATTTACCGGTTCTATGTTTGGTGGGAAAAGTGCTAGGCATCAGCCTTGCTTTGCTGAGCATACTGTCaacaccattacaccacggaCCCCCCACTCCCAAAATGGATTGGAAACATCAGTAAGCACAGACACAGAAGTGACAACCAGATATCTACAACAAGAAGGGGTTTCAATGAATCTCCCTGCGTGCTTACCAAAGTCTGTCCCGCTCACCACAATCGGAGCCATGGCGATCCGTGCTCTGTCCGCGGTGCTGAAACGTACCAGTTCTTGGGGTAGTGCAGTTCACTGATTTCCTCCTCTCTCCAGGCTGTTCAGTTTCTTACTTTCAAATAAAAATCACCACAGATTTCCTGGAAATAGCCGAGAGGCGAATGGAAGAGGGTGTCTGgctggctgtctgtctgtctgtctgatggGGGGGAATGGACAGTGCAGGAGGTGCTGAATCCCcgggcactgtctctctctgtctctgcttgCTGCAGCTCTGAGGAGTCGCAAACACTGTAGACGGCAGGATGACGTCTTTCTGACGAAGCCTTTCCTCAGCTGCTGCTCCCCGAGGTATTTCAATTCTGcttgtgttaaaaggctggagccTGGATGCGATCAGCTCGGAGCACAGTCAGAGGAgggtcttgattttttttttgttcttgttgTTGCGTGGTTGAATTTCTCCTGACcacagagagggggtggaggaaggCTGACATACACCACCCACACTGTCTGATCCACTAGGTGTGGGAGCATGGTGTCTGCAGAAAAATACAAGTCTCCCCTCACTTTACCCCTGCTCAGCCGGCACCACAATCCAATGGCATGGGCGTATTTCAGCCCGATTCTAGCCCTCTCTACTAttaaaagttgtttttttttggacGGATATTAACATGATCAGCGGATCTGAGCTTGGGCGTCAATTCTGTACATTACGAAACAGacctaacccctctctcccccccccccccccccccatttcgcATACTTTAATATTTTGCAATTGATCTGGGAACGGGGATGGACATTCATTAGTGTCACTTCCTTGTAGGGAGGGCACACTAATGACAGACACCATCTGCTGCTTAAAGGGATTCAAGTCTTGCAATGAGTCAGATGTTCTATCGGCGCTGCGATATTTTAGATAGTCAGCGCCCGCAATCCAAGACCTTTATTACGCACATCTAACTTCAATACTGCAGCATGTTATTGCTTTCCCCTTCAggtctcttttaaaaaaaaattcacatgTTCTATCACCAACTCTACTTTCCAGCTGTCTTCATATCTCGTCTGTTGTAACGTACAGTTCAAACAATCATATCTGAAAGCAATCTCGGGAGCCATAAATTATTTCGAATTAAGATTGCAAGTAAACAGGAGAAGCTGCCCGCTCCCGCAGTCAGAAAAGGTTAGGTGCCAAGCTATGTTCCAGTTAGTTCTTAAATGACCTTAACAGGCAGTGACGATCAGagcattgcaaaaaaaaaagtggAATCTTCCTGGAACTGCATAAAGCGCATCCCAATAATGAAATCACAAAGGCGCCTTACCTCACGCCTAAGTGCAAAATCAGTGGACAGTAATAAATTAATGACAAACACCAGAATAACCTAGACAACTgaagaatgatttttttaaagataaaGCATTTTTAGATTGTTAAGAAAATACAGTAATTCAGATCGATAGAGGCATGACAAATCTGAGCAGCAGTGAGCCAACTGATCCTCCTATTTAGTCACTTACCAAGATCGCgaccctcaattccactttcttgcACCATCCCAATATCCCTCCCCCAAATCTATTGATCTCTTTCTCAACATCTGACAatcggggtagagaattccaaaaaattactctgagtgaagaaatttctccttatcttagtcctaaatggttAACCCTTTGCGCTGTGGCTGTGACCCTTTTATTCTAGATTCCCAAGCCaagggaaacattttctcagcagCTATTCTGTCAAACCCTCAAGaatgttatatgtttcaattagatcacatcACGTttgtctaaactccagggaattttGGCCTAgtctaatcaatctctcctcccaGAACATTCCTGTCATCCAAGGAAGCAGTTGAGTGAACCTCTGTTGTATTGCCTCTAGGGCAATGTCTTTCATTagttaaggagatcaaaactacacACATTACTCCAAGGCATAGCCTCACCACTGATCCACTGATCAGCACAATAATATTAAGTCTTCTTTACTCTTATATTCCAATCCCTTTGTAACAAATGCTAACATACTTTTTACCTTTGCCATTGCTTGCAGTACCTGCATGTTAATTTTCTACAATTCACACACAAGGACATCCAAATCTCGCTCAATGCAAACATTTCCCAGTTTCACTAttcaaaaaaattatttttaaaaatattgcctACTAGCTGAGGGAGGCACAGGGGAGGGTGACAGGATAGAATAATAGCATACTCCGCCACATTGGATTTCATCTATCATTCTCTTGCCCACATGCCAATTTAGAGTTCACCAAGTCACCTTACACAGAGCCTTCCAAACCAATAACCACTACCACCTTGACGATGCAtgtgaataccaccacctgcaaattcccctccaaaccagtcaccatcctaacttggaaatataatctacagtgaagaaggaggccatatggcccatcgagtctgcactgacacttcaAAACAGCATCCAACCTCAGGCATTTATCTCATaaatcccccaacccacccatccTGGgtcattaaggagcaatttagcatggtcaatccacctgacctgcacatctttggactgtgaaaggaaaccggagaacccggaggaaacccatgcagacacatggagaatctgcaaactccagagagtcaccctaggccggaattgacccaggctccctaacactgtgaggcagcagtgctaaccagtgtgccactgtgccactcaatatatcactgttccttcacagtcgcttggtcaaagtcctggaacttcctccctaacaggcactgtgggtgtacctacaccacatggactgcagtagttcaagaagactgctcaccaccacttctcaagggcaattaggaatgggcaataaatgctgccctaggcAGTGAACCCAAATCTCTTGATGAATAAGAAAACTTCTTCCAATGCATATTTACATCCTCTTCACTGCTTACTTTCCCAGAGCTTTGCATCATAAGCAAATTTGGATACATTGCACTCAGTCCCctgatctaagtcattaataaagattgtaaatagctgagatccAGGAATAGATCCTTGTGAAATCTTCCCTATTAATAGCAAATACCAAAATAAATCCATTTAATTCTTACTCTCTGTATTCTGTCCTTTAATTAATCCTCACAAATGATAATATATTGACCCTTAATTTCCCCACTAGCAAATCACTCAGCTGAAGAAAACACCTACAGAAaactgaaagaataaaacaaaatgtaccATCCGGCATCTATCTGCACTCGCAACACATCAAAAGCACATCCAGGCCGGTTGATTCTGTATAGTCTTCCTCACCTAGAAAGTTGTGTCAAAATTGAGAGAGGCGATTACACAAAGTTAAAATGGTAGCATTGAGGTTAATGGCCTGGATCTGCTGCAGAGTGGAAATGATCGCTGGATTGCTGGTCTGCTTGAACTTTCCCTTGACTGAATACTGATGTACATTTCTCACTGGGTTTTTCATACCCTGCTTTACCAGAAATGTGGAGTGCAGCATCCCTTGGAGAGCTCCAATGCAGAAGTGTGGAGTACGGCACTAGCTGTTGTGTGGGAAATTTAAAGATCCCGTGTGAATATCAGTGATTGGATGAATGAATGGATGAGTGAATGAGTAGGATGGTAGTGTAggtaggtatcatagaatcatagaatcctacagtgcagaaggagaccattcagcccatcgagtctgcactgaccacaatcccacccaggccctattccaaaaaccccatgcatttaccctagctagttcccctgacactaaggggcaatttagcatggtcaattcacttaacctgcacatctttggactgtgggaggaaaccggagcacccagaggaaactcacgcagacacagggagaatgtgcaaactgcacacagacagtgagccaagccgagaattgaacccgggtccctggcactataagacagcagtgctaaccactgtaggtGAGATAAATGAGTAGAATGGATGTGTTAGTATATGGGTGAGGTGGTAGGTGGGTGAGGCGGTAGTTGAGAAAGGTGGCGGTCAGGCAGAGTAGGCAGTGGTTGGGGTGTAATCGATTTGTCGGGGTTTAATCTGATGTTTGAAGTAACTGCAAGTCAGGGAGTAGCTGGGAATGCAGAGCAGTCTGGGGGTCAGAAGGTTAGCTTGGGAGGGTGGTCAAGGGGTAGACAGGAGTTCAGAGATGTGGCCATAGGGTCAAGGGGTAGTCCAGGAATCGGTGTGAGTGATTAGTGTGTTATCTCTTGAGTTATCCAGGAATTAGATTGTTTTTTTCTGTCTACTATTTGCTGAGTAATGAATCATTCAAGAGTATGAGACATTCATGGTGGATCCCAGGTAGCAGGGGAACTTTCCAGGTAATTCCCATGTAGGTGAACATGTCTAGACTTCCATGGGGTCCCAACATGCATCTCTGGTCAAATAATTGGTCTTGAATAATTCATAGATGGGAAGGTTTGGGCCCATgattgacatagaatcatagaaaccctacagtgcagaaggaggccatttggctcatcgagcctgccccaacaacaatcccacccaggccctatccccataaccccacatttttacccaattAATCCCtcttacactgaggggcaatttatcatggtcaatccacctaatccgcacatctttggacggataTAAATTTTATGATCAAGATTTAACTTAAtccttgaatttaaattcttgAGATGCTTCAGTGAGATGTGAATTTATGTCTCTTTGTATCTTAAACTGTGGATTAATGAAATTAATAGCACCAGTATACTATCATTCTAATGATGTGCAGTGGTATCCTGAGTAAAGTTTAACATTTTGGCACTGTGATGTTGAATTAACCAAGTAAATGTTTGGTTGATATTTTCAACATGACAAGAAATCTATTTTACTTGGTATGAAATATACTTTATGGAATACCAGCTGATACTGTTTGCATGGAAAGACTAAATAAATATAAAAAGAGATAATTTCTTATTTGGTGATAAGTTAGTATTATCACACTACCATGCAGATAGCTCAGTCTAAGTGATAATTTCATTTGGGCAGTAAGATTAACAAAACagtgaattgtttttttttggtgGAATAaaatacaattctgtcttttggaTATCACTGGCAATTTTGTTTGAATGGTTCACAGCTACAAATATCAATAGCCCGACTTGTCCCAATGTCATTCTAACAATATTTGATCAGGTCACTCCAATGATAAGAACAGGATAAACTATAGTCTCTTGACTGTTGTCTGGATTTGTTTCAGCCCATTGAGGTCTCTTTTATACAGGGAAGGGCTCGAGCTGTATCTAAACTGAAAGCTTGGAAGGCCAGAGCAGTTAAGAAATTTagcacacatttttaaaaaatatgtaaaTCATAGGAGGATAGGTAAACAACCCTCCACCATTGGTACACTGCAACTGCGGTGTGTACCTATTCACAGAATGCACTGAAACAACACTGCAAGGCTTCTCCAAAAGCATCTCCATTACAGCAACCTCTATCACTTAGAATGAGAGGatacgggtggcacagtagcacagtggttatcactgctgcctcacagtgccagggatgggttcggtttccggcttgggtcactgtctgtgtggagtttgcacgttcccccgtgactgcgtgggtttccgccgggtgctccggtttcttcccacaatccgaaagacgtgctggttaggagcattgtaactcccacagttgcgtggacctgcagagtttcactggctgtcttgtctggagacaatacacatctttttagcctgtcttgatgctctctccactcccattgttttgtttcttaaagacttgattagttgtaagtattcgcattccaaccattattcatgtaaattgagtctgtgtctttataagctctgtttgtgaacagaattcccactcacctgaagaaggggcttagagctccgaaagcttgtgtggcttttgctaccaaataaacctgttggactttaacctggtgttgttaaacttcttactgtgtttaccccagtccaacgccggcatctccacatcataacaatacaatcccagactaaagggtcactaggaagtgcagtgacttttatactcctataggaaggcggagccaactggagtgtaccacagaacaataccaacaggtggaacaccccaaccctaaccccaacagtaacaagagtaacatatgtacaagatgtgtattgtctccagacaagacagccagtgaaactctgcaggtccacgcaactgtgggcgttacaaatagtgtgacatgaacccaatatcccgccacgggcattcggcctctgatattcgggtaagcgttctccaaggcggccttcgcgacacacgacagtgcagagtcgctgagcagaaactgatagccaagttccgcacacacgcggacggcctcaaccgggatattgggttcatgtcacactatttgtaacgcccacagttgcgtggacctgcagagtttcactggctgtcttgtctggagacaatacacatctttttagcctgtcttgatgctctctccactcccattgttttgtttcttaaagacttgattagttgtaagtattcgcattccaaccattattcatgtaaattgagtctgtgtctttataaactctgtttgtgaacagaattcccactcacctgaagaaggggcttagagcttcgaaagcttgtgtggcttttgctaccaaataaacctgttggactttaacctggtgttgttaaacttcttactaacaatATCATCCCCAAGTTTCCCTTCAGGATGTGCACCAGCTGACTTGGTCATACTTCTCCACTGGTGCAAGACTGGAACTTCCGACATTAGAGTATGATGGTGGTACTTCCACCACgcacattgcagcagttcaacaagTCTCACCATTACCTTCTTAAGGGAATTGGGACTGGataatgaatgttggccttgccagtgatgcccatatcacattaattaattaaaaaagGTAATTAATACAAATGTAAAATATTCACAGTGGGCATGAAAAGAGAATGAAGCAGAAAGGTGGAACAAAAGAAAAATTCAATTTGTTAAAATTATCACATTTATCCAATAATTATTAGTAAAGTGACGCCAACACTTTCACCTCATTATCACTGTCAGATTGGGATCTGAAAATCAGAGACAACAAAATGGCCATTGTAAGGAAAGGGTTAAATTCTTTGCCGTAGCCTTAACTTTAAAGTGAATTTCTGTTTTCCACATTCAGTTCGTAAATGGGTTTCCAGAGAGTGTTTTAGCTGATAAGGAAAGATCACAAACTGACCCTCACCTTGAAACGACATCCTTGCTATTAATCTGTAAAATGAGGAAGTGTGATAAGGTGCAGGGGAGGCTTTCTTCTTATAGCTGAAATTCATTAAGTGGGTAACAGGTTGAGGTAATCCTTTGATAGCATATATGTTTCATGCAGCTTAACTGAAAGAAAGAAATTAAAAA includes:
- the syt4 gene encoding synaptotagmin-4, with protein sequence MAPIVVSGTDFDEIPAVVGIVSAFGLIFTVSMFAWICCQRKSTKANKTPPYKFVHMLKGVDIYPENLSNKKKFGADDKSDPKDKEAPKGKIPKNSLHLDLESRDQNGNFTKSHAKVRSSPQIESVPPKVLPDPEKDSLSSETSVSDKSTAPSEDQNNEPKLGSLMFSLKYNFDKKALLVDILEAHGLPAMDEQSMTSDPYVKMSILPDKKHRVKTRVLRKTLDPAFDETFTFYGIPYSQVQELSLHFLVLSFDRFSRDDVIGEVLVPMSGIELSEDKVQMTRDITKRNCRKSVGRGELLVSLCYQSTTNTLTVVVLKARHLPKNDVSGLSAADPYVKVNLYHDKKRISKKKTHVKKCTLNPVFNELFVFDIPCEGIENISVEFMVIDFDRMMKNEIIGRLVLGASAEGTVGEHWREICEHPRRQIAKWHCLSDG